A stretch of the Panthera uncia isolate 11264 chromosome E2 unlocalized genomic scaffold, Puncia_PCG_1.0 HiC_scaffold_20, whole genome shotgun sequence genome encodes the following:
- the TPPP3 gene encoding tubulin polymerization-promoting protein family member 3, translated as MAASTDVAGLEESFRKFAIHGDPKASGQEMNGKNWAKLCKDCKVADGKAVTGTDVDIVFSKVKGKSARVINYEEFKKALEELAMKRFKGKSKEEAFDAICQLVAGKEPANVGVTKAKTGGAVERLTDTSKYTGSHKERFDESGKGKGIAGRQDILDDSGYVSAYKNAGTYDAKVKK; from the exons ATGGCAGCAAGCACAGATGTGGCTGGGCTGGAGGAAAGCTTCCGCAAGTTTGCCATCCATGGTGACCCCAAGGCCAGTGGGCAAGAGATGAATGGCAAGAACTGGGCCAAGCTGTGCAAGGACTGCAAGGTGGCTGATGGAAAGGCCGTGACAGGGACCGATGTCGACATCGTCTTCTCCAAAGTCAA AGGAAAGTCTGCTCGGGTTATCAACTATGAGGAGTTCAAGAAGGCTCTAGAAGAGCTGGCAATGAAGCGATTCAAGGGGAAGAGTAAGGAGGAAGCCTTCGATGCCATCTGCCAGCTGGTGGCAGGCAAGGAACCAGCCAATGTGGGCGTCACC aaagcaaagacaGGAGGTGCTGTGGAACGGCTGACTGACACCAGCAAGTACACAGGCTCCCACAAGGAGCGCTTCGACGAGAGCGGCAAGGGCAAGGGCATTGCTGGGCGTCAGGACATCCTGGATGACAGTGGCTATGTGAGTGCCTACAAGAACGCAGGCACCTATGATGCAAAGGTGAAGAAGTAA